The genomic interval GGGTGTACTCGGCCTGCTCGCCGGTCTTCTTTGCGTGCAGCGTCTTGGCCATCTCGTGGCCGGTCTGCTGCGTGCCGTCCGCAAGCGTGAGCGTGACCTGCGGCAGGCCGTAGCCGTCGCCGTCGAGCCGCACGTTGCCGGTGCCGTCGTAGCCCGCGTCGGGGATGTAGTGACGAATGGCGAGGTGGATGTGCGGCGCTTCGCCGATGCCGTGGTTGACGGGCACGTAGAGCGTGTTGGGCGGCCTGTCGTCCTCCGGAGGCGGGTTGTCGTTCTGCAGCACCTGCAGCGTGTAGGCGCGCGGGGTGACGTCGCGGCGCTGCGCGGGGTCGAAGGGGTTGTACGACCCTGGGTCCGGATCGATGTCAACGTCGCGCAGGTTGTCGCCGTTCCCGAGACCGCCCTCCGAGGTGGCGCCGGCCACGGTGAACGAGAAGTAGCGCACGTGCCCGTACTCGCCGCGGATGGTGAGGCTGGCCCCCACCGGCAGCTGGAACTGCGCGACGAAGTACGACGAGCCCCCGTCCGGGTAGAGCACCGGCTGTTGGATGGGCAGCGCGCCCACCAGCAAGCCGTACTCGATGCCCTTCGGGCCACCCCAGAACGGGTCGGGCTGGTAGCGCCGGTTCGTGATGTGGATGGTGGCTGGCGAGAGCGGCCATCGTACGGTCCCGTCCATCGTCAGCGCCTCGGCGTCGCCCTCGCCTGCCGTTCCCCGCTTGTCGTCGTGCTCCACTGGTCCCCCTGGTCCGTGTCCGTTCGCGCGTTCGTCCGCGCGCGAGGCTACGGGCGTTGCTTTCGCAGCGTCAACCGCGTCCACACGAGATGCGCCTCGGCGTCCCTCGCTGGCGACGCTTGGGGGCGCGCGTGGGCCTCCTGTACCCTCGCGCGATGCTGGCCTGGTCGCACGACCGCTTCGAGATCCTGCGTCCGCTCGGCGCGGGCGGCATGGGCGCCGTGTACGAGGCCTTCGACCGCGTGCGGCGCGAGCGCGTGGCGCTGAAGACCATTCGCCGCACGGACGGTGAGGCCATCTACCGCATGAAGCGCGAGTTCCGCGCGCTGGCCGACCTCGAGCACCCGAACCTGGTGCGGCTCTACGACCTGTTCGTCGAGGGCACGCGCTGCTTCTTCACCATGGAGCTGGTGGACGGGGTGGACCTCGAGACGTACGTGGCGGGACAGCCGTTCGACCCCGAGCGCCTCGAGACCGCCGTCTCGGGACTGGTGGCGGGCATCGACGCGCTGCACACGGCCGGGCTGCTGCACCGCGACCTGAAGCCCTCCAACGTGATGGTCACGGCGCAGGGGCGCGTGGTGGTGCTGGACTTCGGGCTGGTGACGGACGCGCACGCGACGGAGCGCCTGACCCAGGCCGGCGCGATGTCCGGCACCGCCGCGTACATGTCGCCCGAGCAGGCGCGCGGCGAGACCGAGCTGACCACGGCGGTGGACCTCTACGCGCTGGGCGTGATCCTGTTCCAGCTGCTGACCGGCCAGCTGCCCTACGCGGGGACCGCGCTGGCGATCATCGTGGCCAAGCAGCGGCCCGACGCGCCCAGCCCGCGCGCCGTGAACCCCGCCGTGCCCGAGGCGCTGGACGCGCTGGTCACGCAGCTGATGGCCTTCGACCCCGTGACGCGCGCCGACCTCCATGCCGTGCGCGTGGCCTTCGGGGCGCCGACGTCGGTGCATCCGTCGCGCTCGTCCCACGACCGCCTGGTGGCGCGCACGCTCTTCGGGCGCGAGCGGGAGCTGGCCGCGCTCGAGCAAGCGCAGCAGCACGCGCACGCCGGGAGGCCCGCGCTGGTGCTGGTGCGTGGGCAGTCGGGCATCGGCAAGTCGGCCCTGCTGCGTGCGTTCGTGCGCGGGCTGGAGCGCTCGGGCGCCGTGGTGCTGGCGGGGCGCTGCTACCGCGCGGAGTCGGTGCCGTTCAAGGGGCTGGACGGCACCATCGACGCGCTCAGCCGCGTGCTGGTCATGATGCCCGCCGAGCTGCGTGAGCAGGTGCTGCCCCCCGACCTGGCGGACCTGGGCGCGCTGTTCCCGGTGCTGCGGCGCGTGAAGCCCATCGGCGCGGCCTACAACCGCAGGCGGCTCGAGCCCGACACGCCGCAGCGCGCGCGCCAGCTCGGCTTTGCGTGCCTGCGCGAGCTGCTGCGCCGGCTGGCCGCGACCACGCCGCTGGTGCTGGTGGTGGACGACGTGCAGTGGGCCGACGACGACTCCGCCCGCGGCCTGGTGCAGCTGCTGCGCGGGGACGACGCCCCTGGGCTGACGGTGGTGTTCGGCGCGCGCCCCGACGACGACGCGCCGGTGCTGCGTGAGCTGTTCGGGGACGAGGTGGGCGAGGGGCTGGGGCACCTTCTGCGCACCATGGTGGACCTGGGGCCGCTCCCGGAGGAGGCCATCCGCGAGCTCGCCGGTCGACGCTTGGGCGCGGACAGCGAGCTGCTGGAGGTGATCGCGCGCGAAGCCAAGGGCTCGCCCTTCGCGGCGGAGGAGCTCGCGCGCTTCCTGCAGGAGGCCGAGCGCGACGGAGTGCCCGTGGAAGACGTGGGCTCGATCGACGCGGTGGTGCAGCGGCGCGCGCTGCAGCTGGACCCCACGGCGCGCGAGGTGCTGGAGGTGATCGCCGTGGCCGGCGAGCCCGTGCTAGGGCTGACGGTGCTGCAGGCGCTCTCGCTGGCCGAGGACGACCGCGCGCCGATCGACGTGCTGCGCGGGCGCGGCTTCGTGCGCACGCTGCGCACGGACGCGGCGGTGTCGGTGGCCACCGCGCACGACCGCATCCGCGAGGCGGTGATGAGCGGGATGGGCGACGCGCAGCGGGCGCAGCGCCACCACCAGCTGGCGCTCGCGCTGGAGAGCGTGGAGACGCCGCCCCACGAGCGGCTGGCGCGCCACTTCGCCGCAGCCGGGGAGCGACGCCTGGCGCGTGACCACGCCGTCATCGCCGCCACCCAGGCGGGGGACGCCTTCGCGTGTGAGCGCGCCGCCGAGCTCTATGCGCTCGCGCTGTCGCTGACCGACGACGACCGCGCGGGCGAGCTGCGCTGCGCGTACGCCACGGCGCTGGCCGAGGCGGGGCGTCACGCGGCGGCGGCCGAGGCCTGGCTAGTTGCGGCGGACCTGGCGGAGGGCGCCACCGCGCGCGAGCGCAGGCGCCACGCGGCCGAGTGCTGGCTGTACGCGGGGCGCATCGACGAGGGGCTCGCGCTGCTGGCGGAGATCGCGAGCGAGATGGGGGTGACCATCCCCGAGACGCGCTGGCGGTCGCTGTGGGGCATCGTGGTGGGGCAGCTGCAGCTCGCCATGCGCGGGCTGTCGTTCCGGCTGCGCGAGCGCGCCGAGCTGCGGCAGACCGAGCTGGACCGCGTGCAGACCCTGGGCGCCATCGCGACGCAGTACCTGCCGCTGGACCCGTTCCGCGGGCTGGTGCCCTCCGTGCGCTACCTTCTGGCCGCGCTCGACCTGGGTGACGCGGAGGAGCTGGCGCCCGCACTGGCGCAGCAGGTCATCACCCGCTCCCTCTTCGCGCGCAACCGCAGCGCCGAGCGCGTGGTGAACGGCCTGGACGAGCTGGCGGCGCAGTCGGGCAGCGCGAAGGTGCGCGTGTGGACCGAGCACGCGCGCGGCTGGTGGTCGCTGCACGAGGGTTGGCGCGAGCGGGCGCTGGCCTGTGGCGCGGCGGCGCTCGAGCACGCGGCGGCGCTCCCTGCGACGCCGGACTGGCTCATCTCCAACATCCACTACGTGCGCTCCTACTCGCTCATCTGGGAGATCCGGCCCGAGCCTTTCGAGCAGGTGGCGGCGTTCATCGCGGAGCGCGACGAACGCAACGGGCCCTTCGCCGAGATGCGCCTGCGCGCGACCGCGCTGCAGCACCAGGCGCTGCTGCTGGGGCAACCCGAGAGCGTGCTGGCGTTCTCGGACGACCCACGCTGGGCGCGCATGACGCACCGCAACACCGCCGTGCAGCAGACGGCGCGCACGCTGGCCGTGCACGCCGAGCTCTACCTGGGCAACGTCGCGGCTGCGGCGACGGAGGCGGACGAGGTCTGGGCGGCGTGTCGGCGCCAAGGCGTGCACCGCGCCAGCTTCGTGCGCTGCGGCGTGCCGTGGGTCATGGCCGCCACCGCCCTCGCGCAAGGGAACGCCACGCGGGTGCGCGCGGCTCGGGCGCGTTTCCGCAAGCCACGCAACGGGCTGGAAGAGGTGTACCAGCCGCTGTTCGACGGGGCCGTGGCGTGGGCCGAGGGTGACCGGGGCGCCTGCCGCGCCGCATTCACGGAGCTGCGCACGCGCTGCGAGACCCGCGGCTTCCCCAACTACGAGGCCAACGCCTGCCGCGCGCTGGGCCTCCTGGACACAGGCCCCGAAGGCGACGAGCCCCGCGCGCGCTACCTCGCGCTGCTCGAGGGCACGGGCATCGTGGACCCGGACCTCTACTTCTGGGCCTTCCTGCCCATGGGCGAGCAACCCGCGCGCACGGGGAGCACGCGCTCGGCGTGGTCTGCGGCGGATCCCGATCCGACGAGTGTTGCTGACGTCGTTCAGGCAAAGAGATCCGGGCACGGCCCCGGCGTCGGCGACGGCTCGCCGAAGTAGAACCATGGATCATCGGCCGCACCACCTGGATCCAACGCAATGCGCACGCGCTCGAGAAACCCTCGGACTCCGAGCACCGGGGGACCGGGCCAGTCCGGTACCACGAGCACCGTGGCGTCGAGCACGAGGTCGCTCCCGCCATCCGCCACCAGCAGGACCGGCATGCGGTGGAGCGTGCCCGCATGTCTTCCGTAGCGGGAGTGCAGGCTGATTGGCGATGCCGGGCTCGGGAGGTCCACCCCCGCGAGTTCAGCCACGTCCGCACTCAACACGGACCACTCGCCGCCGGTGTCCAACAGAGCAACGTCGTCTGCTGCGAGCGACCCGAATCGGCACCGAACGCCGACGAGCAACTTGCCGGGACCCCAGGGGTGGTCGAGATAGCAGCTCGCTGCACCAACGGCCCAACCTGCCACGCGCTACACCACTCGCACGAAGAGCAAGCCCTGGAGCGAACCCTTGGCGGCAAGAGCACGGTGGAGCACGTGGCGGTCGCCGTCGGCCCCGAGCAGCGCCCCATCCTTGAGCGCAACCCACTTGCCGACGTACTCACGGTCGTCGCGGTGAGCGAGCAGCCAAGCGCGGTTCTGCTTGAACGCAGCGGCACCGTCGACCTTCACGGGCCGGCGGTCTACCGCGCGCGGGGGCTCGAGCACGCGCTGCCACTCACCGCCGAGTCGCGCCGCAAGCGCACGGGCCTTGTCCACGCGCCCAGCGCTCAGCAGTTGCTGAACCGTCGCGTCGGTACCCACGCCCACTTGAACATGACCGTGGGCGGGCGCACTGACGGAGGCCATGTGGTGAGGCACCCGGGGAACGTGGGAGTCGAGGAGGTCGCGAAGACCGCCCGCACTGTTGACGCGACCGTCAGTCGAGTGACGAGCAACGGCTCTCGACGCCCACCGGTCAACTGAGCTTGCAGGGCGCGTCAACGACGCATCGGCACTCCAAGAGAACATCCCCATGTCAGTCCCCCAATGGACGCAGCATGGCGCGCGTCCGGTCCGAGATGCAGGCCTCGAAGATCTCGACGACGCGCTCGTGAAGCGCGTCGAGCGTCGCTGCGAGTGCGACACGATCTAGCGCGTGTGGCGCGACCACGAGCTCTGTGTCGAGCGTCAGCACGCGTTCACCCTTGTGCTCCTCGAGGACGAGGGTCAGCGCCTCGGTCCCGCCGACGACGGGCTTCTCCACCCGGCTGAATCCTCGGGCCACGGCGTCGGCCAAGAACGCGGGCAAGTAGGGAGACTCGAAACGAATCCATTCCCCCAAGGGCGCACCGTCCGCGCCCAAAGGAAGCTTGTCGATGTAGCGGAGGGTGAGCCTGTCGATGCCGTCTGGCTTCGCGGCGCTCTCGTACGCCTCGAGCGTCTGCAAGATGAACGCACGAAACGGCCCCCAGTGCGGATACGGCCGCAGCACGTTGGCGATGAGGAGGTTCTCTCCAACTTGGGCCAAGCGTGAGCGGTCGGCCGAGAAGAAGCGCATTCTCTGGAGACGACGCGTGTGCTGACGCACCCCCTCCTCCGTGGTCTCGACGAGGACGTCGACGACCTCACCAGCCTCTCGGATGGGCAAGACAGCGTCGCCAACCGCGCTCCGGAACGCGCCGAAGACCGTGGGGTCCCATTGTGCGGTGCTCGCGAACGCGAACTCGCACAGCGCTTCGACGATGGGGTCGGTCTCGTACCGGGGCACGCCCACATCAGATCACACTAGGCAATCGGATGCAAAGCCCTGCCTCGCCGAGAGCGACACCCAGCTCGTGGCGCGATGACGACGCAGTGGGCTAGCCGCCCCCGCTCCACGAAGCGCGGCGGCTGGGGTGGCGGAGGCCGCTTCTGGTGTACCCTCCGCTCATGGACGAAACAGCCATCCTCGACTACGCAGCCGCCGTCTTCCAGCGCGAGCGCATGCTCGACTCGTACGAAGTGGCCGCCAAGACCGTCACCAAGGGCTTCTTCAAGAAGCGCACGGAGGTCGTGATGGAAGGCGACCCCGCGCAGGCCCTGCGCATGCTCAAGGGCTACGCCGAGACCCAGAAGGTGCCCTACGTACCGGACGACATCGAGCGGACCAACCGCGTGCCCGAGCACGAAGCGCGCATGCAGCAAGACCCGGAGTTCCTGAAGGCCGTGCGACGCGCGTACGCCATGCAGCTGCTGAGCTCGCGGTCGAACTTCAACGTGCGGTTCATGCCCCCCGAGTTCGAGCCGCAGGTGGAGGCCGCGATGCAAGACGAAGCGCTCATGCGCAACCCGTTCGTGCCGCTGGTCGAGCGCCGCCCGCAGCTGCAGGAAGCGTTCATCAGCGGCAAGGGCGGGTCTTCGGTGGGGTGACGCGCGCGCGCGTTCGTGCTGCTGGCTCCGAAAAGCTCGTCGGCACGGTCGCGCCCGCGGATGCTACGTCAGCAGCTCGCGCAGGGTCTCGAGGTCGAGCTTCTTGGCTTCGTCGAGCCCCTCCAAGAGGTCGCCGCTGAGCTGTCGCTTGGTGCCGTGCAGCGCGAGGATCTTCTCTTCCAGCGTCCCGGCGGTGATCAACCGATACACGTGGACGGGACGCTTCTGCCCGATGCGATGCGCGCGACCTGTGGCCTGGTCCTCGACGGCGGGGTTCCACCACGGGTCCAGGTGGAACACGTAGTCGGCGGCCGTGAGCGTGACGCCCACACCGCCCGCGTGAAGGCTCATCACGAAGACGTCGGCCTCGCCCGCTTGGAACGCCGCCACCTGCGCCGTGCGCGCCTTGGCGGAAAGGCTCCCGTCGAGCGTGAGCACACGCAACCCCTCCGCGCTCAGGCGCTGCTCGACGCGCCCCAGCATGTCCAAGAACTGCGTGAAGACGAGCGCCTGATGCCCCTCCTCGTGGAGCGCCAGCACGCGCTCGGTGAGCACCTCCAGCTTCGCCCCCGCGGGCCCTTCCGCGTTCAACACGCGCGGGTCGACGGCCGCCTGCCTGAGCTTGAGGATCTCGGTCAAGAGCTTGATGCGCGCGCTCCCGTCACCGCTCGCGCGCTGCGCCGCGATGGCATCTTCCGCCTTGCGCCGCAGGGCTTCGTAGAATGCGCGCTCTTCTGGCGTGGGTGTAACCAACAGCGTGGTCTCGCTGCGCTCCGGGAGCTCCTCGAGCACCTCCGACTTGGTACGCCGCAACAGGAAGGGGCGCATGCGCGCGCGAAGCTCTTGCAGGCGCTCACGGTGCCCGTTGGCGATGGGCTCGACGAACTGCTTGGTAAACTGCCGCTCGCTCCCGAGCAGACCCGGCAAGACGCAGCGCATCAGGCTCCAGAGCTCGCCCAGGTGGTTCTCGACGGGGGTGCCCGTGAGCGCCAAGCGAAACCCGGCGTCGAGCTCGGCCGCGGCCTTGGCGCGCTGCGTCTGGGCGTTCTTGAGCGCGTGAGCTTCGTCGAACACGACGGTCGCGAAGCGCGTCGTGGTCAGCGCCTCTTGCTCGGTGACCAGCACCCCGTAGCTGCAGATCAAGACGTCGAAGGGGCCCGCAGCCGCCAGCACGCCGGCGCGCTCCTGGCTCTCGGCCAGCGTGATGACGTTCAGGTTGCTGGCGAAGCGCTGAGCCTCCGCGGTCCACGCGCCCACCACCGACGTGGGCGCCACCACGAGCGCGGGCCCCAGCTTGGCGCGCTGGGTCAAGAGCGCCAGCGACTGGACGGTCTTGCCGAGGCCCATGTCGTCGGCAAGGCACGCACCCAGCTCGGCGTTGGCGAGGCGCGCCATCCACACGTAGCCGCTGAGCTGGTAGTCGCGCAGCTCGGCGCCGAACCCTGCGGGGAGCGGGACCTCGGACGTCAGCGCAGCCTGCAGCCGCTCCAACGACGCTTGGGTGTTCGCGTCGAGCGTGCGGTGGCCCGCCGCCTCGGTGAGCTCCACCAGGCGCGGCAGCATCACGAGCGGGGTCTCGAGGCCCTTCTTGCCTGCCGCGCCCAGGCCGCTCAGCGCGTCCAGTCGACGCCGCAGCTCGTCGGAGAGAGCGAGCACGCGGTCACCCGCAAGGTGCACGAAGCGACCGCGCCCGGGCCACGCGTCGATCAGCTGCTGCAGCTCGACCACGAGCCCCTCGTCGACCTCGAGCTGGATGGCGCTGATCAGCTCGTCCTTGGTTTGGCGCACCCGCACGCGCAGCTGCTGCATGCCCAGCGTCACAGGAGAGGGCAGGGTCTTCCCGTCGGGCCACGCGAGGATGCAGAGGGCGCTGTCGACGAGGGCGACGTCGGCCAGGAAGGCGAGCGCGAGGTCCATGCCCTCGAGGGACGTCGCGTCGTCGTGCCAGTCCAAGGCATCGAGCAGCGGCGTCGCGGCGAAGATGCGTCGACGGACGTCGCGCTCATGCGCCAGATCACGGACGGTCTGGACGGTCTCCCCATCGAGCGTGGCCACGCGCTGCGCCTGCCCCTGGCCCGGGGGGAGGTGCGGCCCCCCCAGGCCGAGCGGGATGGCGCGCAAGCGGACGTCCAAGCGTTGACCGGACCAACGACAGAGAAACGCTAGTCGTGGGTCCGCCTCCACGCTCCTGCCTGCGAGCTCGATGTCTTGACCGGCGCTGACACGCACGCGCTGCCCGACTCGGCTGAGCACCCGTCCCAGGCGCCCTTCGCCCGCCCGTGGGATCTCGACCTTGCCCATCGCGAGCAGGCTGGCGACGCGCGTGAGCTCGGGCGTGCGCGCGTACACGGCGAGCATGTCGGGGGGCACGCGCTCCGTGTGGAACTCGCGGGTGAGCAGCTCCGGTGGGTGCAGCGAGAGCGTGGTCGCCTCGCCCGAAGCCGTGCGTTCGGCGCGCAGCTCGCCCTCGGCCCGCACGATGCGCAGCGGTGCGCCCTCGGAGTCGACCACGTGCGGGTCGTCGACCAGCTGCAAGAGCGCCGTGTAGCCGAGCGAGATCACTGTCTCTTTGCGCTTGCCCCAAGGGTCCAGCGCGACCCGGTGCATCTCCGCGCAGCCCAGCACCTCGCGCACCGAGGGCGTCACGTAAGGCTCGGTGCTCTGCTGGAGCTTTTCGAGGTTGAGCACGGTGCCGCGTTGCGCGCGCGCGCTCTTGACGAGCCGCGGCGTGATGCTCAAGGCGCGCTTCTCGGTGGGGACCGAGACCTCCCACACCACCCGCGGGAACGCGCCCTTGGCCTCGCTCGCGTCGGGGGCCACCACGGCCTCGGCCACCGACTCGAGGGCGTCGAGCGTGAGCTCCCAGGCGCGGCGGGACCGATACGTGGCCGCGAACGAGCCGGGTCGCGCGTCACCCGTGTGCAGCGCGTGCTGCGTGTCGTTGAACACCTTCGCTGCCGCCGTGTACCCCGAGCGCTCGGCCAGGTGGGCGTAGGCCGCGAGGTGGCGCACCAGCCGCTGCGGGACGGGCTGCGTGCCGGCCCAGGAATGGAGCAGGCCCAGCAACAAGACCTGCACCCAGGTCAGGCGTGCCGTGTCCGGGTAGTCGGCGCTCTGCAGCCGGTCACCCGAGAGCTGCCACCGCAGAAACTCGGCGAGGACGAAGTGCTCGAAGTCCATCTTCCGTCCCAGCGCCTCGATGCGCCGCTGCAACCGCTCGCGCTGCAGGCTGTCGACGGTGCCCGCCACCAACGCCACGAGGCCGAAGGCCACGCCGACCTCATCGCTCAGGCGCCGCGCGTTCGTGACGCCCTTGCCCTGTACCCGCTCGAGGTGCTCGTGGGCGATCGCGGTCACGCCGGCCGTATCGACGTCGCTCGCCATCAGCGCCGCGAAGAGCTGGATCTCCGCGCGACCGAGGGCCGTCTGCGTCGCGAGCACGTCCTCCACGGGCAGGCCGCGCATCACGGCGACGCGCGCAGCCTTGGCCGAGATCACCCGCTCGTCGTGTTCACAGAAGGACACCAGCAGGTCTTCCTCGATCGGACTCAGGGACGCGAGCGCGCCGTCGAGCAGCGCGTTCGCGTA from Sandaracinaceae bacterium carries:
- a CDS encoding protein kinase; its protein translation is MLAWSHDRFEILRPLGAGGMGAVYEAFDRVRRERVALKTIRRTDGEAIYRMKREFRALADLEHPNLVRLYDLFVEGTRCFFTMELVDGVDLETYVAGQPFDPERLETAVSGLVAGIDALHTAGLLHRDLKPSNVMVTAQGRVVVLDFGLVTDAHATERLTQAGAMSGTAAYMSPEQARGETELTTAVDLYALGVILFQLLTGQLPYAGTALAIIVAKQRPDAPSPRAVNPAVPEALDALVTQLMAFDPVTRADLHAVRVAFGAPTSVHPSRSSHDRLVARTLFGRERELAALEQAQQHAHAGRPALVLVRGQSGIGKSALLRAFVRGLERSGAVVLAGRCYRAESVPFKGLDGTIDALSRVLVMMPAELREQVLPPDLADLGALFPVLRRVKPIGAAYNRRRLEPDTPQRARQLGFACLRELLRRLAATTPLVLVVDDVQWADDDSARGLVQLLRGDDAPGLTVVFGARPDDDAPVLRELFGDEVGEGLGHLLRTMVDLGPLPEEAIRELAGRRLGADSELLEVIAREAKGSPFAAEELARFLQEAERDGVPVEDVGSIDAVVQRRALQLDPTAREVLEVIAVAGEPVLGLTVLQALSLAEDDRAPIDVLRGRGFVRTLRTDAAVSVATAHDRIREAVMSGMGDAQRAQRHHQLALALESVETPPHERLARHFAAAGERRLARDHAVIAATQAGDAFACERAAELYALALSLTDDDRAGELRCAYATALAEAGRHAAAAEAWLVAADLAEGATARERRRHAAECWLYAGRIDEGLALLAEIASEMGVTIPETRWRSLWGIVVGQLQLAMRGLSFRLRERAELRQTELDRVQTLGAIATQYLPLDPFRGLVPSVRYLLAALDLGDAEELAPALAQQVITRSLFARNRSAERVVNGLDELAAQSGSAKVRVWTEHARGWWSLHEGWRERALACGAAALEHAAALPATPDWLISNIHYVRSYSLIWEIRPEPFEQVAAFIAERDERNGPFAEMRLRATALQHQALLLGQPESVLAFSDDPRWARMTHRNTAVQQTARTLAVHAELYLGNVAAAATEADEVWAACRRQGVHRASFVRCGVPWVMAATALAQGNATRVRAARARFRKPRNGLEEVYQPLFDGAVAWAEGDRGACRAAFTELRTRCETRGFPNYEANACRALGLLDTGPEGDEPRARYLALLEGTGIVDPDLYFWAFLPMGEQPARTGSTRSAWSAADPDPTSVADVVQAKRSGHGPGVGDGSPK
- a CDS encoding DEAD/DEAH box helicase; protein product: MATKKTPRSAPLPRPTAADAPELVTQVGAVATFLDDGFSRSALYEAVNRAGVRDASSRRLTSEFVQEALWALQQRGDVAASEWDPSCWCVPEDACWRNLERAHEAGLLGPITDALAEERRRYRQYTMRVSRGEVRAALVLGRVTQAIGDLSRSLQYVRKSAEVGAAVLHTLGHTPKLAWVTQLSEPLLDSYANALLDGALASLSPIEEDLLVSFCEHDERVISAKAARVAVMRGLPVEDVLATQTALGRAEIQLFAALMASDVDTAGVTAIAHEHLERVQGKGVTNARRLSDEVGVAFGLVALVAGTVDSLQRERLQRRIEALGRKMDFEHFVLAEFLRWQLSGDRLQSADYPDTARLTWVQVLLLGLLHSWAGTQPVPQRLVRHLAAYAHLAERSGYTAAAKVFNDTQHALHTGDARPGSFAATYRSRRAWELTLDALESVAEAVVAPDASEAKGAFPRVVWEVSVPTEKRALSITPRLVKSARAQRGTVLNLEKLQQSTEPYVTPSVREVLGCAEMHRVALDPWGKRKETVISLGYTALLQLVDDPHVVDSEGAPLRIVRAEGELRAERTASGEATTLSLHPPELLTREFHTERVPPDMLAVYARTPELTRVASLLAMGKVEIPRAGEGRLGRVLSRVGQRVRVSAGQDIELAGRSVEADPRLAFLCRWSGQRLDVRLRAIPLGLGGPHLPPGQGQAQRVATLDGETVQTVRDLAHERDVRRRIFAATPLLDALDWHDDATSLEGMDLALAFLADVALVDSALCILAWPDGKTLPSPVTLGMQQLRVRVRQTKDELISAIQLEVDEGLVVELQQLIDAWPGRGRFVHLAGDRVLALSDELRRRLDALSGLGAAGKKGLETPLVMLPRLVELTEAAGHRTLDANTQASLERLQAALTSEVPLPAGFGAELRDYQLSGYVWMARLANAELGACLADDMGLGKTVQSLALLTQRAKLGPALVVAPTSVVGAWTAEAQRFASNLNVITLAESQERAGVLAAAGPFDVLICSYGVLVTEQEALTTTRFATVVFDEAHALKNAQTQRAKAAAELDAGFRLALTGTPVENHLGELWSLMRCVLPGLLGSERQFTKQFVEPIANGHRERLQELRARMRPFLLRRTKSEVLEELPERSETTLLVTPTPEERAFYEALRRKAEDAIAAQRASGDGSARIKLLTEILKLRQAAVDPRVLNAEGPAGAKLEVLTERVLALHEEGHQALVFTQFLDMLGRVEQRLSAEGLRVLTLDGSLSAKARTAQVAAFQAGEADVFVMSLHAGGVGVTLTAADYVFHLDPWWNPAVEDQATGRAHRIGQKRPVHVYRLITAGTLEEKILALHGTKRQLSGDLLEGLDEAKKLDLETLRELLT
- a CDS encoding TIGR04255 family protein, whose protein sequence is MPRYETDPIVEALCEFAFASTAQWDPTVFGAFRSAVGDAVLPIREAGEVVDVLVETTEEGVRQHTRRLQRMRFFSADRSRLAQVGENLLIANVLRPYPHWGPFRAFILQTLEAYESAAKPDGIDRLTLRYIDKLPLGADGAPLGEWIRFESPYLPAFLADAVARGFSRVEKPVVGGTEALTLVLEEHKGERVLTLDTELVVAPHALDRVALAATLDALHERVVEIFEACISDRTRAMLRPLGD